The Calliphora vicina chromosome 3, idCalVici1.1, whole genome shotgun sequence genome contains a region encoding:
- the LOC135955590 gene encoding uncharacterized protein LOC135955590 yields MAKDFLLTSRSELTNHFTYQNIQWHFIPPGSPHMGGLWEAGVKSFKAHFRKVAGPFKYTFEEFSTLLARIESCLNSRPISPMSEDPMDLNALTPRHFLTGSPLLAPPDPKI; encoded by the coding sequence ATGGCAAAAGATTTTCTCTTAACATCTAGATCTGAACTTACAAACCACTTCACTTACCAGAATATCCAATGGCATTTCATACCACCAGGATCTCCACATATGGGTGGTCTCTGGGAAGCGGGTGTCAAAAGTTTTAAGGCTCATTTCCGTAAAGTAGCTGGTCCTTTTAAGTACACTTTTGAAGAATTCTCAACATTACTTGCAAGAATAGAATCGTGTTTGAATTCGAGGCCAATCTCACCAATGTCCGAAGATCCAATGGATTTGAATGCTTTAACTCCCAGACATTTTCTGACTGGCAGTCCTCTACTTGCGCCACCCGatcctaaaatttaa